One genomic segment of Chitinophagales bacterium includes these proteins:
- a CDS encoding FAD-binding protein, which translates to MNFKKIEAADIAFFEQTIGTANVFTDNASIQKYAVDETVDAAFAPEVVLKPISAEEISKILSYCNAQHIPVSPRAAGTGLSANSLPIHGGVTLSIERMNRILEIDERNLQVTTEPGVITELLQNTLKEKGLFYPPDPSSRGTSFIGGNVACNSGGPRAVKYGVVKDYVLNLEVVLPSGKIMWTGANVLKNSTGYNFTQLFVGSEGTLGIITKIVLKLIPHPKTNLVMLVPFKSMEKASEAVSAIFRAGIVPSCLEFMERDAIEWVCNFLGDVTIAIDDETQAHLLIEMDGNDIAQIQKECEQLYEVVNEFDCGEILFADNEAQKADLWRMRRNAAYAIKKTAITIEEDTVVPRADLPILLKSIKQIGAKYGFKSVCYGHAGDGNVHVRIVKGSLSDEAWKTEIQGKAVREIFEKVHQLKGTISGEHGIGWIQRQYMDIKFDAAHLDLMRGVKAVFDPNGILNPSKIF; encoded by the coding sequence TACAGATAACGCTTCCATACAAAAATATGCAGTGGACGAAACGGTAGATGCCGCTTTTGCGCCCGAAGTAGTTTTAAAACCAATAAGTGCCGAGGAAATTTCAAAAATATTAAGCTATTGCAACGCACAGCATATTCCTGTTTCGCCCCGTGCGGCAGGCACCGGATTAAGCGCCAATAGTTTGCCCATACACGGTGGTGTTACGCTTTCTATAGAAAGAATGAACCGCATTCTTGAAATAGACGAACGCAACTTGCAAGTAACCACAGAGCCGGGAGTTATTACCGAATTGCTTCAAAATACCTTAAAAGAAAAAGGACTGTTTTATCCGCCCGATCCTTCGAGCAGAGGCACCAGCTTTATTGGGGGCAATGTGGCTTGCAACAGTGGAGGCCCGCGTGCCGTAAAGTATGGTGTAGTAAAAGATTATGTTTTAAATTTAGAAGTAGTATTGCCTTCGGGTAAAATTATGTGGACAGGTGCCAATGTGCTTAAAAACTCCACCGGCTATAATTTTACGCAACTCTTTGTGGGCAGCGAAGGCACGCTTGGTATCATCACAAAAATTGTATTGAAACTTATACCGCATCCCAAAACAAATTTGGTAATGCTGGTACCATTTAAAAGTATGGAAAAAGCCAGCGAAGCCGTAAGCGCTATTTTCCGTGCCGGAATAGTGCCTTCTTGTTTAGAATTTATGGAGCGCGATGCCATTGAATGGGTTTGCAACTTTTTAGGCGATGTAACCATTGCCATTGACGATGAAACGCAAGCCCACCTGCTCATTGAAATGGATGGAAACGATATTGCCCAAATACAAAAAGAATGTGAGCAACTCTATGAAGTTGTGAATGAATTTGATTGTGGTGAAATTCTTTTTGCCGATAACGAAGCTCAAAAAGCAGACCTATGGCGCATGAGGCGCAATGCCGCTTATGCTATTAAAAAAACAGCCATAACCATAGAAGAAGATACCGTAGTGCCACGTGCCGACCTTCCTATTTTACTAAAAAGCATCAAGCAAATTGGTGCAAAATACGGCTTTAAAAGCGTGTGCTACGGACATGCTGGCGATGGCAATGTGCATGTGCGTATAGTAAAAGGCAGCTTAAGCGATGAAGCATGGAAAACCGAAATACAAGGAAAAGCCGTGCGCGAAATTTTTGAAAAAGTACACCAACTAAAAGGAACCATTAGCGGAGAACACGGCATAGGCTGGATTCAACGCCAATACATGGATATAAAATTTGATGCTGCACACCTCGATTTAATGCGTGGAGTAAAAGCTGTTTTTGACCCTAATGGCATTTTAAACCCTTCAAAGATTTTTTAA
- the serA gene encoding phosphoglycerate dehydrogenase, with protein sequence MSKNTSYPKDKIKILLLENISDAAVEEIRNAGYENIKKISAALTETELAKELKDVHLLGIRSKTQLTEKVIQKANKLLAVGCYCIGINQVNINAATQNGVAVFNSPYSNTRSVAELVLGASIMLIRKIIDKNKAAHEGTWLKDAKGSFELRGKTLGIIGYGNIGSQVSVLAEALGMDVIFYDVESKLPLGNAQSARTIKELLAKSHIISLHVPSDTTTRNLINATTLSQMKKGSILINYSRGDVVDIPALKNALVNGHLSGAAIDVFPDEPEKNGANFHSELCGLSNVILTPHIGGSTEEAQYNIGLDVTSKLLNFLERGITTGSHSIPPLNLTPQANTHRILHIHRNVPGVLGQINSRLSTHNINILGQYLKTNDNIGYVVLDVDTKLSKDALALLKEINETIKVRLVY encoded by the coding sequence ATGAGCAAAAATACCAGCTATCCAAAAGACAAAATAAAAATTCTGCTACTCGAAAACATTAGCGATGCAGCAGTAGAAGAAATTAGAAATGCCGGATACGAAAACATAAAAAAAATATCGGCAGCATTAACAGAAACCGAACTTGCAAAAGAGCTTAAAGATGTACACCTGCTTGGCATACGCTCCAAAACACAGCTTACCGAAAAGGTAATACAGAAAGCCAATAAGCTATTGGCAGTGGGGTGCTACTGCATTGGCATAAACCAAGTAAACATAAACGCTGCCACGCAAAATGGAGTAGCTGTTTTTAATTCGCCATACTCCAACACTCGCTCGGTAGCTGAGTTGGTACTGGGTGCAAGCATTATGCTTATTCGAAAAATTATTGATAAAAATAAAGCCGCACACGAAGGCACCTGGCTTAAAGACGCCAAAGGAAGTTTTGAATTGCGCGGCAAAACACTTGGCATTATTGGCTATGGCAATATAGGATCGCAAGTAAGCGTATTGGCAGAGGCACTAGGCATGGATGTTATATTTTATGATGTAGAAAGCAAGTTGCCCTTAGGCAATGCACAAAGTGCACGAACCATTAAAGAGCTATTGGCAAAATCGCATATTATTTCACTCCATGTACCCAGCGATACCACCACACGAAATTTAATAAATGCCACTACTCTTTCGCAAATGAAAAAAGGTAGTATTCTAATTAACTACAGCCGTGGCGATGTGGTAGATATTCCGGCACTAAAAAATGCCTTAGTGAACGGCCATTTAAGTGGTGCAGCAATAGATGTATTTCCCGATGAACCCGAAAAAAATGGAGCCAATTTTCACTCAGAACTCTGTGGACTTTCAAACGTAATTTTAACACCTCACATTGGTGGCAGCACCGAAGAAGCGCAGTACAATATAGGCTTAGATGTAACTTCTAAATTACTCAACTTTTTGGAGCGCGGCATTACTACTGGTTCGCATTCAATTCCACCATTAAACCTAACTCCGCAAGCAAACACACACCGTATTTTGCATATACACCGAAATGTGCCGGGCGTGCTGGGGCAAATAAACTCCAGGCTTTCTACCCACAACATAAACATACTTGGGCAGTACCTAAAAACAAACGACAATATTGGTTATGTGGTATTAGATGTAGATACCAAACTTTCTAAAGATGCCTTGGCATTGCTGAAAGAAATAAACGAAACCATTAAAGTGCGTTTGGTATATTAA
- a CDS encoding PorP/SprF family type IX secretion system membrane protein: MTRILAVCGVLLWSSMLVAQDIHYTQFFNSPLTLNPALTGFTRGGYRVGAAYRNQWFGAGNTSFLHSTYSTPSVFFDMPIEVNNDAVGIGGLFISDQAGGKALSSFTGCGSFSYIKALGKRNRHQLALGVQLGYTNKRLNASNLTFSTQFIGATFEPSLSNGESFSSFSVHLFNLNSGVLWLGKFNQRVSMYAGGSVFNVVQPQENFLQHSKSPWFLRWNIHTGVDVTLGRLIHVLPSVMYMMQTSANELLPGLSVAYDVTPVATVSLGSMVRVNDFFSRAAQADAVALYGSFDYKGFKLGVSYDFTVSSFRKVKPGLGALEITAIYIGKKKNNKSIIFCPMF, from the coding sequence ATGACTAGAATACTGGCTGTTTGTGGTGTGCTTTTATGGAGTAGTATGCTTGTGGCACAAGACATACACTACACGCAGTTTTTCAATTCTCCACTCACTTTAAATCCTGCACTTACGGGTTTTACCAGAGGCGGTTATCGTGTGGGAGCTGCATACCGCAATCAGTGGTTTGGTGCCGGAAATACTTCTTTTTTACACTCTACGTATTCAACACCATCTGTTTTTTTCGATATGCCGATAGAGGTAAACAACGATGCCGTGGGCATTGGCGGTTTATTTATTAGCGACCAAGCCGGAGGTAAGGCTTTAAGCAGTTTTACCGGTTGTGGTTCGTTTTCATATATTAAGGCACTGGGCAAGCGAAACCGTCATCAGTTAGCGCTTGGTGTTCAGTTGGGTTATACCAATAAGCGTTTAAATGCTTCTAATCTTACATTTTCTACCCAGTTTATTGGAGCTACATTCGAGCCCTCACTTAGCAATGGCGAAAGTTTTTCATCGTTTAGTGTGCATTTGTTTAACCTAAACTCGGGTGTGTTGTGGTTAGGAAAGTTTAATCAGCGAGTAAGTATGTATGCGGGAGGAAGTGTGTTTAATGTAGTTCAACCACAGGAGAATTTTTTGCAGCATTCCAAAAGCCCTTGGTTTTTGCGTTGGAATATTCATACCGGAGTAGATGTTACGCTTGGGCGCTTAATACATGTATTGCCGAGTGTAATGTATATGATGCAAACTAGCGCAAACGAACTGCTGCCGGGGCTTTCGGTAGCTTATGATGTAACTCCGGTGGCAACTGTTTCTTTAGGAAGTATGGTGCGTGTAAACGATTTTTTTAGTAGGGCTGCTCAGGCAGATGCGGTGGCATTATACGGCTCTTTCGATTACAAAGGCTTTAAGTTGGGCGTGAGTTACGACTTTACGGTTTCGAGCTTTAGGAAGGTAAAACCGGGCTTGGGCGCACTGGAAATTACGGCTATTTATATTGGCAAAAAGAAGAACAATAAGAGCATAATTTTTTGCCCCATGTTTTAG
- a CDS encoding gliding motility-associated C-terminal domain-containing protein, giving the protein MNLKTTLSTFGALAFSCNIFSQANVFFNNGATVGITDNVDVYVGFDLENSGTSGLLSNAGRLTVKGDLVNGAELTGGSFVNQPAGKDTGVFNLYGNWENNKLFTADESTVKLLGNTQFVKGTVITSFYNLEAQETAGSVKNLDTVDANVTNLFTLKNGVEFATGEQKLNITSANASAIAYDANSFVSSTGAGRLTRATLSTSDYYFPLGSSTSGVATVRPLVLKPTNSTQAVYDARFVHNDPTNDGFDVAVKAANVDVVNNQFYHLVKQSLGNALNADLSILYKQSVDGSFNSIGRWKGLPQWEDLIADGTGQTAPFDFVTKTGWASSDNEVHALITKKNIKEYEFPSVFTPNGDNKNDRFGVVDKSVATVESMKIYNRWGELVFDKEKENSDTWDGTFSGKLQPTGTYMLYAKIKLLNGEIKNEVRPFTVLY; this is encoded by the coding sequence ATGAATCTGAAGACAACACTTTCGACTTTTGGTGCACTTGCCTTTTCGTGCAACATTTTTTCGCAAGCCAATGTGTTTTTTAATAATGGCGCAACAGTTGGCATTACTGATAATGTAGATGTTTATGTGGGTTTCGACCTCGAAAACAGTGGCACTTCCGGATTGCTATCCAATGCGGGCAGGCTTACCGTAAAAGGCGATTTGGTAAATGGCGCAGAACTCACCGGAGGTAGTTTTGTAAACCAACCGGCAGGAAAAGATACCGGAGTTTTTAATCTCTATGGTAATTGGGAAAACAATAAACTCTTCACTGCCGATGAAAGCACTGTGAAGTTACTGGGAAACACGCAGTTTGTAAAAGGTACTGTAATTACATCGTTTTACAATTTAGAAGCACAGGAAACCGCAGGCTCAGTAAAAAATTTAGATACGGTAGATGCTAACGTTACCAATCTATTTACCCTTAAAAATGGAGTAGAGTTTGCTACCGGAGAGCAAAAATTGAATATTACTTCTGCCAATGCCAGCGCCATTGCATACGATGCTAATTCATTTGTAAGTAGCACAGGCGCAGGACGCTTAACCAGAGCTACTTTGAGTACAAGCGATTACTATTTTCCGTTAGGTTCAAGCACCTCCGGTGTAGCTACCGTGCGCCCATTGGTTTTAAAACCCACCAATAGCACTCAAGCAGTATATGATGCTCGTTTTGTGCATAATGATCCAACCAACGATGGTTTTGATGTTGCCGTAAAAGCAGCCAATGTAGATGTGGTAAATAACCAATTCTATCATTTAGTAAAGCAATCTTTAGGCAATGCACTTAATGCAGATTTAAGCATATTGTATAAGCAATCGGTAGATGGTTCATTTAATAGCATTGGCCGTTGGAAAGGTTTGCCACAATGGGAAGATTTAATTGCCGATGGAACCGGACAAACAGCGCCTTTTGATTTTGTAACTAAAACAGGATGGGCAAGTTCCGATAATGAAGTTCATGCTTTAATTACTAAAAAGAATATTAAAGAATACGAATTCCCTTCGGTATTTACACCTAACGGAGATAACAAAAACGATCGTTTTGGTGTGGTAGATAAAAGTGTAGCAACGGTGGAAAGCATGAAAATATACAACCGTTGGGGCGAGTTGGTTTTTGATAAAGAGAAAGAAAATTCTGATACTTGGGATGGCACTTTCTCTGGAAAACTCCAACCAACAGGTACATATATGTTGTATGCCAAAATTAAATTACTGAATGGCGAAATTAAGAATGAAGTTCGCCCTTTCACCGTACTTTACTAA
- a CDS encoding phytanoyl-CoA dioxygenase family protein, translating into MLFKDSTLQQQFNLNGYVVVPFLNEEQVHDLRSFFFEKHPQLPDGFYSSSFNTNEAHKKSVNEKIESVLGSKVEAHFNAIKKLGSCFLNKQPGAQSEMPIHQDWTVVEEPTFDSVTIWIPLQDVDENNGAIQVIDGSHRFSKALRSPTLEDPFKNVQAEMRQDLKLLRMKAGEAFIFSQALLHASPANMSSESRIAVTYGLIDKDAQLMFYHKNEAGKLEQYFVSEDFFQQYNTQIGKRPTMGELKQTSDYTQHFVTAEEYRSAKQHFKQHKAESMYKMIPIFKSEAQQEFFEREGYATFPLLNEEEVATLKNFYESLPIKDEKGFGFHVSMDNSDKEMCRAIREKIWGIAVPRLAEHLKDFKPFVASYVVKEINPKGVVPAHQDWSFVDKEEEGYSSITCWIALVDTDIDNGGMGVIRGSHKLMQNHRPSPSPQCPVPLAEHMFSIFPYLKTINVKAGEVLMFDNRTFHASPPNTSNGVRLAAGVGVTQAGANLVHYYMKPDGKLNTMLRYNVNEDFFLKYENATLSKMYDAGKVIEGYGEPVEVPYEFTKYTTDEMIEVVKAAGNEYNIPMTEKLAKLFGYSGSSNTEEKTVQEEPPVVHTPQVQVHEPTTTNEWVDNRTFFEKYTPLNIAREIKKRLVGA; encoded by the coding sequence ATGCTTTTTAAGGATTCAACTTTACAACAGCAGTTTAACCTCAATGGTTATGTAGTAGTGCCGTTTTTGAACGAAGAGCAAGTTCATGACTTGCGCTCTTTTTTCTTTGAGAAACATCCGCAACTTCCCGATGGGTTTTACAGCAGCAGTTTTAATACAAACGAGGCTCACAAAAAGAGTGTAAACGAGAAAATAGAAAGTGTGTTGGGCAGTAAAGTAGAAGCGCACTTCAACGCCATTAAAAAATTAGGCAGTTGCTTTTTAAACAAGCAGCCCGGGGCACAAAGCGAAATGCCCATTCACCAAGACTGGACCGTAGTAGAAGAGCCAACTTTTGATAGTGTAACTATTTGGATTCCGCTACAAGATGTAGATGAAAACAATGGTGCCATACAGGTAATTGATGGCAGCCATCGCTTCTCGAAAGCACTGCGTTCGCCAACTTTAGAAGATCCGTTTAAAAACGTGCAAGCCGAAATGCGGCAAGATTTAAAACTGCTGCGCATGAAAGCCGGAGAAGCCTTTATTTTTTCGCAGGCATTGCTGCACGCTTCACCCGCCAATATGAGCAGCGAATCGCGCATTGCTGTTACTTATGGATTGATAGACAAAGACGCACAGCTCATGTTTTATCACAAAAACGAAGCTGGCAAACTGGAGCAATATTTTGTAAGCGAAGATTTTTTTCAGCAGTACAATACACAAATTGGAAAACGCCCCACCATGGGCGAATTAAAGCAAACGAGCGACTACACACAGCATTTCGTAACGGCAGAAGAATACCGCAGCGCCAAGCAGCATTTCAAACAACATAAAGCAGAAAGCATGTATAAGATGATTCCAATTTTTAAGAGCGAAGCACAGCAAGAGTTTTTTGAGCGCGAAGGCTATGCCACTTTTCCATTGCTGAATGAAGAGGAAGTGGCTACGCTCAAAAATTTTTATGAATCGTTGCCAATTAAAGATGAAAAAGGTTTTGGCTTTCATGTAAGCATGGATAATAGCGATAAAGAAATGTGCCGTGCCATACGCGAAAAAATATGGGGCATTGCCGTGCCGCGCTTAGCTGAGCATCTAAAAGATTTTAAGCCTTTTGTTGCCAGTTATGTAGTAAAAGAAATAAATCCTAAAGGAGTAGTTCCGGCTCACCAAGATTGGAGTTTTGTAGATAAAGAAGAAGAAGGTTATTCTTCCATTACCTGTTGGATCGCATTGGTAGATACCGATATAGACAATGGCGGCATGGGCGTTATTCGCGGAAGCCATAAATTAATGCAAAATCATAGACCATCGCCATCGCCACAATGCCCGGTGCCGTTGGCAGAGCACATGTTTAGCATTTTTCCGTATTTAAAAACAATAAATGTAAAAGCCGGAGAAGTATTGATGTTTGATAACCGCACTTTCCACGCATCGCCACCGAATACTTCCAATGGCGTGCGGCTTGCGGCCGGAGTGGGTGTTACACAAGCAGGAGCCAATTTGGTACACTATTACATGAAACCCGATGGCAAGCTAAATACCATGCTGCGCTATAATGTGAATGAAGATTTCTTTCTGAAATACGAAAACGCTACCCTCTCTAAAATGTACGATGCCGGAAAAGTAATTGAAGGCTATGGCGAACCGGTAGAAGTGCCTTACGAGTTTACCAAATATACTACCGATGAAATGATTGAAGTAGTAAAAGCGGCAGGCAATGAATACAATATTCCAATGACAGAAAAGTTGGCCAAGCTTTTTGGATACAGCGGTAGCAGCAACACAGAGGAAAAAACGGTGCAAGAAGAACCTCCGGTAGTGCATACACCACAAGTGCAAGTACACGAACCTACCACAACTAATGAGTGGGTAGATAACAGAACCTTTTTTGAAAAATACACACCGCTCAATATTGCCCGCGAAATAAAAAAGCGGCTGGTTGGGGCTTAA
- a CDS encoding phytanoyl-CoA dioxygenase family protein produces the protein MRKVLNDDKLNEEFVKNGYVRVPFISPEEVAELKQKFFDTLPNSGGQITTEETGVKDSRLVTYDFTFIDKNPEYKQEVFKIITEYFKPHMNRLLADYRPIIANYIRKQSTTGEVPLHENWAFADERKCFTVSIWCPLVDSTVANGTLQVVPGSHKRFGEIRGPMIPWELDNIKNEIIEKHLVPLETKAGDCVILDDSIVHYSAINKTGDLRLAIQLICIPAEMPSIHYHMNPAKSMEEVEVLEVDVDFYMQFNPWKNPGNVKRVKTIPYKHQFITEAEFIQRMNAPRFDEVKEKKGLLDKLKEVFA, from the coding sequence ATGCGAAAAGTATTAAACGATGATAAGCTGAATGAGGAGTTTGTAAAGAACGGCTATGTTCGAGTGCCGTTTATTTCACCCGAAGAAGTTGCAGAGCTTAAGCAGAAATTTTTCGATACACTTCCCAATAGTGGCGGGCAAATTACTACCGAAGAAACAGGAGTAAAAGACAGCCGATTGGTAACATACGATTTTACTTTTATTGATAAAAATCCGGAATACAAGCAGGAGGTATTTAAAATTATTACAGAATACTTTAAACCACACATGAATCGCTTATTGGCAGATTATCGCCCTATAATTGCCAACTATATTCGTAAGCAATCCACCACCGGAGAAGTGCCACTACACGAAAACTGGGCGTTTGCCGATGAAAGAAAATGCTTTACGGTTTCTATTTGGTGTCCGTTGGTAGATTCTACCGTAGCAAATGGAACCTTGCAAGTAGTACCCGGCAGCCATAAACGTTTTGGCGAAATTCGCGGCCCAATGATTCCGTGGGAGTTAGATAATATTAAGAATGAAATTATTGAAAAGCACTTGGTGCCGCTCGAAACAAAAGCTGGCGATTGTGTAATCTTGGATGATAGCATTGTACACTATTCTGCTATAAACAAAACTGGCGATTTGCGCCTTGCCATTCAATTGATATGTATTCCGGCCGAAATGCCCTCTATTCATTACCACATGAATCCGGCAAAAAGTATGGAAGAAGTAGAAGTGCTGGAAGTGGACGTAGATTTTTATATGCAGTTTAACCCGTGGAAAAACCCCGGAAACGTAAAACGTGTAAAAACTATTCCATACAAACACCAGTTTATTACCGAAGCAGAGTTTATACAAAGAATGAACGCTCCGCGCTTCGATGAAGTAAAAGAAAAGAAAGGTCTTTTAGATAAGTTGAAAGAGGTGTTTGCATAG
- a CDS encoding glycosyltransferase has protein sequence MKKLLILAYDFPPYVSVGGLRPHAWYKYLREFGIEPIVVTRQWSNKHGNALDYISPSESSHTIEENNMYGTIIRAPFKPSLSNRLLLQYGSDKFKFIRKALTAFDEIRQFITISGPKKTLYTAARNYLQQHKVDAIIATGEPFVLFYFAQKLSAEFNTPWIADYRDTWSQDENRSRNTLLYQWNNRIEKRLLATTQHIVTVSPFLQLQIQKNAPTQQFHIITNGYDPDVMNELAQRLPNKEQLSIAFVGTIYKWHPWQSFITRFSKVVEASSETMALRFYGTNLTAEIQTFLASFPPKTQAAITFSPKLSNKELLQELTGNHVMLLFNYYSFMGTKIYDYLGIKRRIILCYENDKNALALKEKFYPVQENESLSKTLQADLLRETQAGIAVKDEDHLETVLKDLLAEFTATRNIECNSINTDNYSRKIQVKKLAEIISAI, from the coding sequence ATGAAGAAGCTCCTTATCCTTGCCTACGATTTTCCTCCTTATGTTTCGGTGGGTGGCTTACGACCGCACGCATGGTACAAATACCTTCGTGAATTTGGTATAGAACCTATTGTGGTTACTCGCCAATGGAGCAACAAACACGGCAATGCGCTCGATTATATTTCACCAAGCGAAAGCAGCCACACCATTGAAGAAAACAATATGTATGGCACTATTATTCGCGCCCCATTTAAACCCTCTTTAAGCAATCGCCTTTTGCTACAATATGGTAGCGACAAGTTCAAATTTATTCGAAAAGCACTTACTGCATTCGATGAAATTCGCCAGTTTATCACCATTTCCGGACCCAAAAAAACACTCTATACGGCTGCAAGAAATTACCTGCAACAACATAAAGTAGATGCCATTATTGCCACCGGAGAACCGTTTGTACTTTTTTACTTTGCACAAAAACTAAGTGCAGAATTTAATACCCCGTGGATTGCCGATTACAGAGATACTTGGTCGCAAGATGAAAACAGAAGCCGCAATACGCTTTTATACCAATGGAATAACCGGATAGAGAAGAGACTTCTTGCAACTACCCAGCACATTGTTACCGTATCGCCATTTCTACAATTGCAGATACAAAAAAATGCACCAACGCAGCAGTTTCATATCATCACCAATGGCTACGATCCCGATGTTATGAACGAGTTAGCACAGCGGCTTCCTAATAAAGAGCAACTCAGCATTGCATTTGTGGGTACCATTTACAAGTGGCATCCGTGGCAAAGTTTCATTACCCGATTTTCAAAAGTTGTAGAAGCATCGTCAGAAACTATGGCACTCCGGTTTTACGGAACCAATCTCACTGCTGAAATTCAAACATTCTTAGCCTCTTTTCCGCCAAAGACACAGGCTGCCATCACATTTTCGCCTAAACTTTCCAATAAAGAATTGCTGCAAGAATTAACCGGCAATCACGTAATGCTACTGTTTAATTATTACAGTTTTATGGGCACTAAAATTTACGACTATCTGGGAATAAAAAGAAGAATTATTCTATGCTACGAAAACGATAAAAACGCCCTTGCATTAAAAGAAAAATTTTATCCCGTTCAAGAAAACGAATCGCTCAGCAAAACTTTACAAGCCGATTTGCTGCGCGAAACACAAGCCGGCATTGCAGTAAAAGATGAAGACCATTTAGAAACCGTTTTAAAAGACTTACTGGCAGAGTTCACAGCAACCCGAAACATTGAATGCAACTCTATAAACACCGATAATTATTCACGAAAAATTCAAGTAAAAAAACTTGCTGAAATAATATCGGCAATCTAG